Genomic DNA from Salvia miltiorrhiza cultivar Shanhuang (shh) chromosome 1, IMPLAD_Smil_shh, whole genome shotgun sequence:
CCAGCCAAAAATTCTTCCATTATTGAATTGACAAAAAATTCAGTGTAAATGGAAAACCTCATTTAGTGACTCCAAAAAAGGGAATGAGCGATCGATTGTAGCGCGTCGGCGATTTGGCACCAAACCTGGCAATTCATCTCCACCAGAAAATTTCATCCTAGCAACACTAAGAATAAGTGCTAAGAGGATGAGGAGACTTAAGAGTATGAAACCAAATAACCAAGGGCCTCCAAAAGTATATATTAGCTCTTCAAGTGCTGTATTACAATGAGGCATCTTGTATCTCTCAGATATACATTTGTATGGACATGGCGTCTCCATGACACCCCCTGTAAAGTAAATGATTGTTAAGGGTAAGAAAAGTGCTTTGAGATTAATAAGTACAATCTGAAGATAGATCTTTAAAATTCTGAACATATATACACACTATCAGACTTAAGACTATCAAGGAATCATTATGGTTGAATGCTcaataattatatatagatgCAAAACCAGATAGAAGGTAAAACCTAGAAGCTCGCAAACTGAAACAAAATTTAGATATACCTCGAACGGCGACATATACAGCACGATGTGGAAGCTCATCTGATGGGCAATCATGACAAAGGTCTCGGTCAGACCCAGTCTCATTCTTATATGTCCCAAGTGGGCATTCCTGCATATAAAACATGCATTAGAAGTTTTATAGAACTTCAGATGAAACCACTAAACAGTAGGCGTTCCATTGAGGGAAGAGCTTGAAGAGGTCATGGAAATGGAGACAGATCTGAAGTACAATAAATGGTTTGAGGCTTTGTTCCATGAATAGAACAGGTGGTttcaatatatatgttaataGATTAGTGAAATATCATTGTTATTCATAGAAAGGCAGATACAGCAATTACCAGACAGAATATCCCATAAAGGCCTTTTGGACAGGCTTTTCCACTGAGTGTCCCATTTTCACCTTCTTGGCCTAGACCTCTACCAATCCCTCCTCTGCAGTTCATTATCAGAAGAAATAAGTTCTGAAgcatgaaaaaataatattacatGGACGCGTATATAAGTGGCTGTAAGTCTGATTCTAGATAGTTGTTTGTCAGTTGCATATTTGAATTTGCTTGCTCTGTTTCTTTAAGATGCTGGGATAGAAATAGAAGCTCAATAAGAGCCACAATAAATTCAATAAtggaatgaaaaaaaaaaaagacaacaCATAAAGAAATGACTTTTGTTGGATCATCCCATCCTTAAATCACTTCACTAGGAAAGAAGTTCTCACATCACGAGAAAATAGAACAAgacttagagcatccgcaatggggttacatgatagcttacatgatagcctactttatgagggggggaccacatggtgtaaagatgttgcattggggttacatgatagcttacatgatagcattagttttgatttttatgctttttacttaaatttaattgctcaaatttaaataacacattttactaataattaaaatttcattaaaataaaaaacctaaaaattacattaaaagaagagagaggaagagagaggaagaaaggaagaagtaaggatgaagaagaagaagtgaggGTGTAGGGaaaaaatgaggaagaagaagaataaatagaagaaaaagaagagaaaaaaaaaaattgaacggtCAAAATTCACGCAAATCGAGGCAGCAACGGtcaaatcgatttttttttttaatcggcGCGCGCCTTACACTATCATCAAaatgggctacacgatagaacgtgtagccctcgtgtaactCTCGCCCGCaacgcttacacgatagcagactTACACGAGTAAGCTGCTATCGTGTAGGCGTTGCCAATGCTCTTAAGGATGATTGTGAAGTTTAAGTGCTTAATAATAATGTCAAATTTACTACAGAtgataaatactccctccgtcccactagaataggctcgttttccattttaagtgaaaaaaattatttgactATTATGAATAGTATGCTACTTTGGGGGTACTAGAATATTGATGCCGTGTAATTTCTTCCATCGATGCATCTCACATATATCTGCAACACTTCTTTATAGGTAATATTATCCTTTGGTGATAAATATTTAGTAAATCTGGTACCCATTCATGGGTCTAGGCAATTTATGGAACTGACATCATATCTTTGTATTCTTGTtctctataaaattattagtaGAAAACTCAACAAAGAATCTCACCCACATTGTCATATGCAACAAACATTTCTCAAAATTCGAATTGGATCAAGATCAAGATTTATGATAATAGTTCTAAATGACTTCATTTCTAGCTACCAACTTGTACAAGTCTAGGATGTTTGGTCACCACTATCCTAGTAGAACACTCAATAAGGACCACAACGTATTATCCTGCCACCAACTTGGAAAATTGCGAGGAACATGATAATTAAActgaattttattataaataacacACTATTTTGTAACAATAGAAATTATGAGTTTATCTTTATTGATATGTCTGATTTCTTTTGATACCTCTCACATTTGTATTACACTTGTATATATAAATGCTACCAGAGGGGTCAAGATAAGATAGAAATGAAAACCTTACACCCCTTTTGACACTTCAAATGTACTAGTATATGCTTATGTTCTTGTTTTTTAATACTTTGACTTCCAAATATTACTTGCTAGAAGACCTCTGACAAAGCCGCTAAAATACAAGCACAATATAGTCCTTCCGGTTTACATGCAGAAATATTTTATAGTTGGTATTTGACAAAACTACAAAAATAAAGGTAAAATGTAATATGTAATTTTGTTgattacaaaaacaaaatgatCTAGATGCTCTCTTTAGTTTGAATATGATCGAGGATTCAAAATTTATGAATAACcaatatatttatttagttaCTAATAAATGCAAGTGTTCCAAATTCAAACAAACCTGACATCAATAGTTCCTCTGACAATGGCCATTGGCAAGTATTCATCTCCAACAGAAATGTCTGACCAATGAAAATGAATCCTtccacctcctccaccaccagcATTAGGGGAACCATGCCCTCCAGATATTGAAATGGTAGATGTCTTATGAAGGATGAGATTACTGAGAAACAGAAGTATAGTTCCTCCAGATCCACCCCCTGGACCTATATCTGAAAAATACCCaccatcttttatatatttccCATAACTTTCTCCATTAGCTTCAATTTCTCCATGAACAACCAATTTTGACAACGAATGCTGTAGTGAACCCATCACTGTTTTGAGGAAACAATTGAAAAAGGCATTGATAAGCAAGTCAGTAGAAGCCTGTGATCACAATATATGAAGACGCATAAAGAAAATCACTAAAGGAATGGTAACTAGTACTACTACCCTTTTATCTGAAAATCAATCTTTATTGTAATACACCTATTTATTGTTGAAAATCTTATTTAGGGTGCAATTATTAGAATAAAAACGGAAATTTTTAAGTTTATCTTGGTAGAATAAAAACGGAAATTGCATTTGAAACTACCATCATCTGCCAAATGTATATAATATGCAAGTGTCATGGAAAATGTAATAATATAAGTGGAATTTCTTGTTATATGATATCACCAAGTAACAATAACTTTATAAGATGTCAGTTGAGAGTCTTTGCAATTTAATTGATGCATGTCAAGATATGAAACTCATATGAATAAGAACCAAGTCTATATAAGTTTATTGAAAATGGACCAGAAGTCCATGAGCAACGAGTTTCAAAATGTAAATTCCTAACTCTACTAATATGTACAAGGGTGAGAATATAAAAACAAATTTGAAGTTTAAATCAAGATTTTGAACATGAACTTCAGGTATATAATCATTCCACCAAACAAAATTGAGAAGTGAAGCTCATACAAAGAATAAAGAGTTTTGGCCAACATGGAGTGTGAGCGAAGCCATGCACAAAAATGTTCAAATAATTATGACTACCTCGAAATAGTTGAAAATAAACCATGCAAAACATGTTATTCGACAATAACATAGGGCTGGGTTATTCAATCAAAAGATTTTTACTTCATACTAGTTATGTCCAACCCCCTAATCTTCAGATGCACAAAACCCAAAAACCATTCTGAGAGTATGAATAGAAACTTACCAATAATGCCGCCTCCAGCAGTTACACCAGTCAAACTTGCATTCCCACTTCCACTACCAAGTTCACAAGGTAACTCAACATTGCCATATGAAATGCCACCCCTGACATAAGTTCCGTCAAAATAAGCATCCCCTCCTCTACCACCATGTCCAGCACCACTACCAAGACCATTAGGTAGAAGTTCTCCATGACCTAATCCGCCAGAGCAACCTGTAGACATCCacattaaaatttcaaatctaGCAAAATGTAGACATCTAAGTTAAAATTGCAACTCTGGGACATAATGTTTTTAGCAAATTTGAAACAGCAAGCTGGTAACACAGATAGTGAATAAATTTGGCATAAAAcacatatgaaaaaaaatataaaaggaAGTCTGAAGTAATTGAACTTTACGGAACGTTGCAACGTTAATTACCATTGTGATACATAGTCTCATTTATTGCTCAGTGAAAAAAGGGAGCATTGCCTAATAGGGAAAAATCACGTACCAAGTGCAGATGCACTTATTGAACCAGAAGATTCCACCACCACAGTTCTAACCAAGTGAAAATGTACAACAGAACCTTCTATAAAACCTTCTACTACAATGTCTTCAACTCGACATATCTGCCAAGAGAAAGTATCTTAACCCTCTGAAACAGGAGCTCATGAGACAAAGGAGTAAAAGACACAAACTATTATGACTGTTATTAACAACTTCTAACCAAAAAAACTCCTCAGAGTGTTGAATCTGAGTATTGGACACCTGGAGTGTGAAGGATAACGAAGCATTCACATTGCAATCCTCAGGTGGATGAAGGAGTTCAACAGGGCAGTAATTCTGTTCACAGTAGAGCCTCGGTGCCCTACAATTGTCAAAAAAGTAACTATATAAAGAAGTGTAGCATGATGAAAAATTGATCTAATCTATTTTATTCTCAGAAACTTACATGGCACTATCACTTGCATTTTTCAAGGGACCTCGCAGAACAGATCCAGGTCCAACCTTCACAAAAAAGCAGTAACGTTGTGAGCAATTTTGCCCATAATGAGAAGTTACTTAAAATAAAGAATAACCAAAAATTATTCCAGAAGCACACGTAATtgtcaataaataaataatttttttttcataatttgatTAATCAATTTTTCTGATAATTGATAAGGTACCGCATAAAAATGCTTTAAGTTCAACTTCAATGCTACCTCGTTTAGGAATTTAGCTTTTAGAGACAAAAGATAAATTGTTAATGGCTGAACTTGTCTCCACAAGCAGGTCAAAGTGTTAGTCACAGGTGAAGTGAATGAGCTTTTCGTAAATGACCAACTGTTGGAATACTTGAGAATTCTATCTACATAATCATCTCTACTTTTCAGCATGAGTTGGCTGTAGTAAAGTAGCATTTGGATGCTCTTTCCCTTTGGAAGTACAACTAAAGTACTAGgaactttaaaattttcattataaaatttgattggCTTTAGGATTTTCAGAAAACATATTGTTAGAAAAAACAGAGGAAGCCCAACTATTTTGTCATTCAGGAAAGTGTATCTGAAAGTTCTGATGAGAATTACACTGATGGCATAAAATAAGGACAAAACCAAATGCTGAGCTTCAATAACATCTCCTGGCCCTGATAAGTTGAGTGACCCTTGTCCATGAAGCCCTAAATTCGCAGTTGAATGTATCATTGATGACCCCTAAGAATAATTAGTAAAACACTTTAGTCACAGCAAAAATAACCAGCTCTGTTAATAACGATAGCTGATTTGGAACAACTTACCTTAAGAACAACTAAGTTGCTGGCTTCAAGCAAGGAAGTTGCAACAATTGCATCACTCTCACCAGCTATAAGCATTTTGGAGTTTAACATTAAGTGGATTTTGACAGACATTCGCAGTGCCCCATAGACCTAAAAGAAATTCCCATTGAAACTTCATGTCACTGAACTGAAAAAATAAATGCCCGGAGAATGCAAAATGTTACTGCATCACACGAGGAACCTATTACTGAATGTACCAATGATGGTGCCTAAAGTCACTAGAAGCAAACAGATTCTGTGAAATATGCGAGCACCTCCCCAGCTTTCATATATTAGCAAATGCACTTAAAAAGAAATGGCATGAGGTAAAAGTGCTTGATTTATCCTAAACTCAGATGCTCATGGCTCAAGAAGATCATGCTGTTATTAAGTTCATTAGAAGGATATTTCTAATCATGGCTTCCATGTAAATGGATGTACTATCATCAGctcgaaaaatagaaaaatgtcAGGAGATGCATAATTATATTTATCTTGCTCCTCTTATCTGGGTTTTTTTGGCATTAATATAAGTGCCCATACTAGTCACAACAGAAATGTATAGAAGGTAGGCTGTCTGTAGTGCACAGGCTGGGACTGTCATTAGCCTGTAACTAGATTGCCATGCTTGTTCAAATTATGAGAAGCAATATGAATAGTGGTACTTTGGATCAAGTCATCTCCTAGGTCTTCAGAATTCATTGCCATTCAGAAAGGATCTAACACAAGGATGAATGATGATAACCAGACTTCTTGACCAATAGTCAAAGATGAGTCCGATTATGTACACAATATAAAACAGTATATGTAACTAAGAATATCAACTCCCTCCCTCCCATCAGGGAATTAACAACAAACAGAAGaagtaaaaaaattaagtagGATTATAAAGGGCATGCGCATGGAAAGAGAAGGGAAATGGGAACAAGATATATAACCCTCCTGGTAATAAAAACTAAAGTCTAAATTTAAAAATGCAGAGGAGAACTAGATCCAGCATAATAAATGACTAGCGGAACGTGCCTTTATTATTGAGTCACTCATTAGAAGTTCTTCAGCCATCAGTTCAAACTCCGAGAAAGCATAATGGACGAGTCCAAAGCTCAGGGTTGATTCGCGCGACAAACTAAGTTGTCCTCTTACCTAGTATTTCAGTGCAGTCCAAATATAAAGAAACGTAAGGCGCAAGTTGTGGCATAGCATTACCAAACATTAGAATTGAAGAGAACATAATATTAGTATATTGCAAATATACAAGGCATATATATGCGGAAGCATTGAATTAAGGCTAAACAATAGATATAACATGTAAAACCTTAAGATGACTGTCATAAATTGTAAAAGTCGGACAGAAGCCATTGCAAAATTTAGACAAAGGGCTAGAACATTCTCTAAAATATGGAAGTGCACATACAGACACAGTAATAAATTGGCCGAATCACAAGATCCACAGGAAGAAACAGAATCAGAAGAAACCTGTTAAAGCACAAAGGACAAACGTAATGCCATGATATGCGTCAATTGTGAAAAAACTCAGATGTTTTCTTGTTCCAGCACCCAAACCAAACTATGGTTCCATCTTGTGTTTGGCTTAAAATATGAGACAAGTACCCATAATAGTTATGGCTAATCACACAgcctttaaaaataaaagaaatgaaTTTCTAAAACACAAAGTTAGCAGAGGTAGATTCATCTACATTACTACATACGTAAGTGATCCAAAAAAGGATGCATGGCATGGAAACATGATAGTTTCTCATTATACCTCAAGGATATATGTGATAACTCAGATGGAAAAGAATTTATTAGTTATATTTATCATTCACCGAAATGACATCTTAGCAGTCAGTACTTTTATGGAATGGCCACGGGCCCTTTAAAAATTATCACAGAGCTACAATGGGAAGTGGACTCAATCCAAAGTTGATAGAACATGGTCGAACAAACCATCATAAAGTTAACAAATCACAAGAAAGTCAAACAATTGATGCTTGGTCTCATCATACGTAAGCTGATTCAGCTATAACCTTCATGTTTTCTTTCATTAGGTAAAGATATTTCCAATACCATATTCTCTTTAGTCTTTGAAATACCACAAAACAAGAAAGTCAAACAATTGATGCTTGGTCTCATCCTATACCATTGCTCTTTGGATAAATAGCTATCACAATAATGTATCATTAAAGAAGAATAGCATGAAAATTAGAAATACTCAGTGAAGATAAGATTTGTTGGGGATTGAGTTTCTTTACTTGACGACCTGAACACGACTCCATAGTAAAGGAACAGTTGCTTGAGCACGATTTTGAACATAAACATTTGTCCAGAGTGGCTGGTTTGGAAATTGCAAAAGAAGTGTGTAAGTGTCTGTTGACATATTGCTGTTGTTGATTATAAGTCTTCGAGGAACAGCATCAAAGAATGTCCCAGCAGCACCTGCATTCCTGGGGCAGCCAAAGCTTCTTCCCCCTGTCAAAATTAGGACAAAGTTGGACATAAGAGGGGAAAATCCTTAAATATATCTGTTTCAAACATCATTTGGCAAGTTACAAGTTTGGAGTGTAACAACAGATATTTCCAGAGTTTACTCGGAAACATAGGCTGACCAACTGGGTTACAAGCTTAGCATAACTTTCCAAACAAGTTCACATGAGACAAACAACAGACAGGAGAAGGAAATTTCATGACTAACAAATGACTAAATACCCAAAAAGACACTTTAGCACCTCAACCCCAAGTTCCTGATATGCATATTCATCTTAGATTCAAAGGCAACAGAAACACCTAAGAGGACGTTCTCCTCAAACAAAAGTAATAAGTAATTCTAAGATTCCCCCTAGAATTGTAAATAATGGAATGCATTAATTATGCACCAGAAGATTTGAAATTTATACAAAGAAACCAGAAACAAGCAGCAGAAGGAAAGACAAAGCTGGCAAGCAAGGGTAACATCTGTTTTATATATCAGGCTTATCAGCAAGATGCCAAGATGTCAAATTTATGCCAGATTAGAGTTACAGATACCCTGCAAAGCAATATGAGATCAATTATCCCAGATTAAAATAATGGATATCCTACAATGTGTTTCGATTAAAAAGAAAGGGAGAAAAACTCTACAAAGGACCAAGACATCAAGATCTAAAAATAATACTTTCTGTGCAAATTATGTGTAGCTTCTGCTGTCAGAAGTTGTCAAGTTGGCTTTGAAAATATCCACATAATAAACAATCGCACAAAGGCCGAATTACCAATAGCATTAAAGAGCTAACATAAAATACTGGAGTGGAAAGAGTTAATCCCTAGACACGCTGCACACAAATTACTCAAAAGAAGTGTCAAGTCGCCACCAAGGTAAGCAGCCAGGATTCAGATATAATGCTTGACTGGTGCATCCTTAAGACTTCAGAGTTCCTACTTAAGCATGATTATTACAGATAACTGGATACTATCCATCTCTTCTACACTAGTACGTGAATTATGAGCAATAAAAACTATAGAAGCTAACTTTGTAGACTAACAGGCCATACCATGTACCAAGAATATGGGGTCATCGTGCCTGCTGAATACATCAACAGATACTcttccaccaccacctccaGCAAATCCATTACCTCCAGATGCACTTACAATGCCACTTCCTGTCCTGCTCTTCACACAAGAGTTCAGTAAGAAAATGATTAAGGCTCTTGAATTAGATATATAATGACAAGATTACCCACAGCCTGGTATAACTAATAAGCACAACTCCTAcccaaaaagataaaagataaaTTGAATGTTGAATACAATGAGGTTATATCAAgctttacaataaaaaaaatcctcaTGCAGACCACATAAGCAGTCTGTAGATATTTGGACATACTAGAATACTATTTCCATAACGAATAAAATAAGTTTTTTCCTTGCTATTCAATCCAAGGTGATATATCATATATGGAATCCTCCAAATGATTCATATCATTTTTGGTCATTGCATTGATATATTGAGTCTATGAGTTGTCATGAATGAAAATCTTCCAGGAAAAATTGAAGATTAGTTAAATTGTACCAATGAGACTACTGTGAAACAAATCAGCTAATAGCATTGTGATAGCGTTAGATCAGCTGCAGTCTGCAGATTTAGGATTATCTTTATTATATTAGTTTTTGTTAGTTTCatagttatcttttatttttcgcaGTAGTTCAATTATTTAGGGTTAAGTTTTTAGGTCAGACTCATGGGCTCCAAGTTAATTAATTGGGCCTCAAGTCATTAGGTCTATATAGAGTTCTTTACGACTTAGGGTTAATTATCTTGGGATCATTGTTTAGGGACAGCAATAGCTGTAGGGCAGAGATATTTTTCTCTGAGGGGCTCACAGGAGGAGTTTTATATatcgtatttttattttctttcttatttcttcatcttcatacGCCTTTACTCTATCAAATTGGTCCGACCTGCCGGATCAGAGACGATGGTGGCAACTACCAGGAGTACCGAACAGCGACTGGACGGATTAGAGAAGGCGGTTGAAGAACTGATTACAGCGGTGGACGGGTTTCGTACGTATCAAGTTTCAACGGACTCGAAACTTGACGCGCTGCTGAAGAAGTTCAATATTTCCCCTACTGGCACCGGCGATGAATCAGAGGGAAGCCGTGACCCCGAATCGGAGACCGAAACGCCCACTCCTCTTCAGGTTTTTCAAAAGATGGATCTTCCCAATTTTGACGGGACAGATGCACTTGCATGGCTCGCACGTGCTGACCAATATTTTCTCGTGCATGAGACACCAAGGGACAAGAGATTGAAGACAGCCCTAATCGCTATGTCAGGCCCGGCCATGGCGTGGGTGCAACTGTTGCTGCGACGCTGTCCGACGCTAACCTGGACTCGATTCAGTCGAGAACTTCTGAATCGGTTTGGACATAATGCTGCAATTAATGGGTACGAGGCGCTGGGGGCGACAAAACAGGAAGGGTCTTTGGAGGATTACATCGCTGCATTCGAAGGGCGTGCGGCGCAACTTCCTGATTTCACGGATGAGCAGTACCTTGGTTTCTTCTTGAGTGGGCTCAAACCACACATTCGCAAACAAATCCAAGACCCTACTGTCACGGATTACTCGGCAGCAGTTTTGATGGCTCGAAAGGTTGAGCAGGAACCACCGCCAGTTACCACAGCAAATTACTCTACCAGGCCAGTGTTCATTCGACATTCTTCCCCGGTCAGACCTCACAGCGCCCCACCAGCGACGAACACATCGTCGGTTGTCTCCCACACGTCGTCCGCTTCCCCGGCTGCCTCCCTCACTTCGTCTGCCCCTCCCCGCAATTTTCGCAACATCTCCAATGAGGAGTACATGAAACACCGTGCAGCTGGCACTTGTTTTCGCTGCGGCCTGAAATATGGGCCATTGCATCGCTGCCCACCTAAAACACTACAGGTTTTAATCGGTGACATGGAAGATGACCCGGGCAGGGACCTAGAGAATTATGAGGACACCGGGCTGAAGGAGGAAGTCCCATGGGACCATGTGAATCAGCAACCgccttgaggacaaggctgtTTCGACAGGCGGGCAATTGATAGCGTTAGATCAGCTGCAGTCTGCAGATTTAGGATTATCTTTATTATATTAGTTTTTGTTAGTTTCatagttatcttttatttttcgcaGTAGTTCAATTATTTAGGGTTAAGTTTTTAGGTCAGACTCATGGGCTCCAAGTTAATTAATTGGGCCTCAAGTCATTAGGTCTATATAGAGTTCTTTACGACTTAGGGTTAATTATCTTGGGATCATTGTTTAGGGACAACAATAGCTGTAGGGCAGAGATATTTTTCTCTGAGGGCCTCGCAGGAGGAGTTTTATATatcgtatttttattttctttcttatttcttcatcttcatacGCCTTTACTCTATCACATTGCACATAATCTAGTGTGCAACATGATTGTGCTAAGCAATCTGGGATTGACAGAAATTCTATCAGGGAGATATTAGAAAGTATGTGGATTTGCAGATAGGACTCAATGGTGTCGCTTCTCAGAATACTATAGCCAAGCTATTAAAGGATGATACCTATTGTTTATTGACCAGCTTGAGGTGGAATGTGGAGGCGACAAGTTAGTATCCTTGATTACTGGCCCATGTAGACATTTAGAGCTTTGATAGCATACTAGGGGAATGCCATATTATTGACTATAACTATAAGCCTCCAAATAATTTTACAAGGAATGCCAAAAAGTCTGTATTTTTTAGATCTAGGGGACAGTTATAGTGAAAGAGAAAAGGTTATGTGGAGGTTCATTGTTCATGCAGTCTGTTGGACAGTGTGATTGGAgtgaaatagaataattattCAACCTAAAGGACTCATTCAAGGAGATTTTTGTTAGCGACACAATTCAAAATTGGAGTATCATGTTGTAGTAGAAATATCTGGTATCCATACACCTTTTGTAACAAAAACACAACTCACAACCTTAATGCGTCCTCTGAAGATGGAATACATGTAGTAATCATGCTCAGCTCACTACACCAAGTCTAAAACTGGATTATCCTCTCTCTAAGCCGAACTGCAAAATCTATATACATTCCAAAGCAATATTAGAGTACTCGTTTTCTGCTTCATAGAGTTTCAGAATAAAATGATAATCAACTTTGTTATTCTTAATCCTCTCCCAACAACTGGAGTATGATCAATTGTAGCTGATTATAATGCGTATGGAAGGATTGTTAATAACAACCATGTCCACAACATAATTCCTGTATTCAACTTGTGGACTAGCTAGACAGTGTAACTATTCCTTGTTGCGCTAAGTCACAGATTCCCCTCAACAAAGTCTAATGCAGCAGAACAGAAATCACAGCAAGCATAAATAACCGAAAGTGAGACTGGAATTAGAAATTCACAAAATCGCCTTACAAAATGTAATGGCAGTGCACAGAAGCAGAATGAATGCTGTCAGCAACAGCGGTGAGCATAAAGAGCAGTTCCCCCAGTAAATACACATTAAACATACAACTTCAGTAAACAAACTTTCGAGTACCAAAGCATATAATGCAGTTAGATGCTATCAATTCAACAGCATATGAAACCAATTCCATCACAGAAGAAACTCAGATAAATTAGGGCACGATTAAAGAAGTTTGAACTGAAGCAAATTACATTTTCTTTGAGGTGATGTAAATGCTGCCACCGGAGCCTCCACCACCTTTGACCCCACCATCCCCTCCATCCGCCAAAAGCGTCCCATGCATGTCTACGACGTCGGCCGCCTCCAACCAAATCCTCCCACCCCCGCCCCCTCCATAATCCTCCTCTCTCTTCGTCGTCCCGCCTTTACTTCCGTAGCTCCACGGCTTATCCAAAGAGTCCCACGCGTAGGCATCCCCGCCCCAAATCTCCTCCGGCAGCTTCTTATTATCCATCACACAGctcgcccccccccccccatgcCCCCCTCCGCCGCCCTGAGCGTCGTCCGGCGTCCCCGTCGCCGGCTCCGGCGGCGCGCCAGCTCTCGCCGTCACATTAATCAACGAACCCCCCAACACACTCGCATTACCGGCGACTATATAAACGGAGCCGGC
This window encodes:
- the LOC130986040 gene encoding uncharacterized protein LOC130986040 isoform X2, whose protein sequence is MITTCIPSSEDALRTGSGIVSASGGNGFAGGGGGRVSVDVFSRHDDPIFLVHGGRSFGCPRNAGAAGTFFDAVPRRLIINNSNMSTDTYTLLLQFPNQPLWTNVYVQNRAQATVPLLWSRVQVRGQLSLSRESTLSFGLVHYAFSEFELMAEELLMSDSIIKVYGALRMSVKIHLMLNSKMLIAGESDAIVATSLLEASNLVVLKGSSMIHSTANLGLHGQGSLNLSGPGDVIEAQHLVLSLFYAISVGPGSVLRGPLKNASDSAMAPRLYCEQNYCPVELLHPPEDCNVNASLSFTLQICRVEDIVVEGFIEGSVVHFHLVRTVVVESSGSISASALGCSGGLGHGELLPNGLGSGAGHGGRGGDAYFDGTYVRGGISYGNVELPCELGSGSGNASLTGVTAGGGIIVMGSLQHSLSKLVVHGEIEANGESYGKYIKDGGYFSDIGPGGGSGGTILLFLSNLILHKTSTISISGGHGSPNAGGGGGGRIHFHWSDISVGDEYLPMAIVRGTIDVRGGIGRGLGQEGENGTLSGKACPKGLYGIFCLECPLGTYKNETGSDRDLCHDCPSDELPHRAVYVAVRGGVMETPCPYKCISERYKMPHCNTALEELIYTFGGPWLFGFILLSLLILLALILSVARMKFSGGDELPGLVPNRRRATIDRSFPFLESLNEVLETSRAEESETHVHRMYFLGANTFGEPWHLLHSPPKEVKEIVYEDAFNIFVDEINALASYQWWEGSVYGVLCIIAYPLARSWLQWRRKEKVQQLREYVRSEYDHACLRSCRSRALYEGLKVAATSDLMLGYMDFFLGGDEKRNDLPPRLRQRFPLSLVFGGDGSYMVPFSLHSDNILTNLMSQSLPPTIWYRLVAGLNAQLRLVRRGHLRATLYPVISWLETHVNGKLRTHGVHVGLTRFQPSASGYCQFGLVLCAIDDEITRSSSQEPDRSVLLENQSRLPANRWKKALNLVRSNEHAVMQKRICGEILHLNNVHKLEDRLILSYPFYYIIRNIMPICHQDLVGLIISVLLLGDFSLVLLLLLQLYSMSMMVVFLVLAIPPLGIILPFPTGINALFSHGPRRSAGLARVYALWNLTSVINVVVAFICGLVHFKTQSSANKKHPNLQTWNISMDESGWWMLPCGLLICKALQARLIDYHIANLEVQDRSLYSSDPNVFWQG